The following is a genomic window from Platichthys flesus chromosome 13, fPlaFle2.1, whole genome shotgun sequence.
TAAAAAGTATAATCTTCTAAAACTGAATATGTTCTTATTAATGTGTGGAGGTGGTGCAGCGGTTGATGAGGACAGGGGCCGATGTGACCCTGTGTAACCGCAGCCAGGAGACAGCGCTCCACGTCCTCCCTGCTGAGCTCCAGGGGAAAGTGCTGGGGTGGATGACGAGGCCCCATCTGCCCCCCCAGGCCCGGCTGCTGCAGGCCTCCTGGCAGGGAGACATGCACACCTTACAGCAGCTGCTGGtgaggctcacacacacacacacacacacacacagacacacacatacacacagagacacactcccACCTGGGTACTCGGGGGGTTTCCCAGATGAGCAAATGCAACAGAGGGCAACAACAGTCTCCTGTTTGGAAAACACATCTGggtcttctgtttgtgtttgtgataatatgtatttatattagaTTTATTATTCATAGTTCAGCCATTACATTGATGGACAGATAGCTCATCTACCAGCTTAATTATAATGAATATGACCATGTAAACCAGAAAAGCTAATATAATAATCAATTTTAttagtattgttgttgttattattattattatgagttcacacaacataaatacaaacacatatggCTCATATGAAAAACACAGCCAAGACAAATAtaacttaaaatacaaaatcatcAATCCAGATCATGTATTAGTTTTATAGATAAAACTGAGGAGTTGGTTTGACACAACCAGACGGGACAGTTGATTCCTGCATCACAGTGGGTCCAGGTTAAACAGGCTCTCCAGTGCTATTGTGTCCTTGTGTTAGAAAAGCGATGTGATGATGAGTGTCAGGTTTCTAGAAACACAATGAGTCAAATTATCCATCATTATatgaatgagtgtgtttgtttcccttgGTGAATAAATGTACTGCTGTACCACATGATAATTACTTTCtttctaaatatatttatcctctgttaaaatgaatatttttaagGAATACATAATAATGGCAGATAAAAACTTGTTCTATGTAAATTATGTTAATATGAACATGTAGAGTTGTATTCATATTTGCAATATTTTCTAACAAACTGACTTAAAAAACCTAACTTTTTAACTGTGTaattgtttctgtgtctgagaAATAATGTGTGCCAACAGATATTAGAGgttattgtatttgtgtgtgaccCATGTattattgatgtgtgtgtttttgtgtgttttgtgtcctgCTCAGTCAGACGGTTTGGATGTGGACGTTCCAAACAGGGACAGTGTGACGGCGGTGATGCTCGCTGTCCGGGACATTGACCTCTTTCAGAGCATGGTGACGCCGCTGCCTTGGGACCACAGACCTGTGGAGGTGGTGAGGACGCTGCTGGGACGTTCAGCGTAAGGAAACACCCATCGTTGTGTGAATTGACATGTGggatacatacacacaagcaaatACACACTATAGTCACATTACAAATGTTTTCGTTCCTCGGATTCAAAAATCCACATCTGTCCTTGAACTTGTTGTTCAGTGATCTGCAGGTACGAGACCAGAGTggctgctctgctctccactACGCTGCGAGCATCCACAGCCCCCTGAAGGAGGAGATCATTCATATGATGGTTGAGAGCCTGcatcacacaggtacacacaaacacacacacacacacacacaggtacacaggtacacacacgcacatagagAGAGAGTTGAGTCTTCTTCAATCCAGAGGACATTATATGGACATTACATCACACTGGAGACATAGTCTAACTTTTACCTAACTACTACCTGCCTAACCCGAACCTAACCTCTTACCTTAACTTAAACCAAACCTTATCTCAAAACTACCTTATTCAAACCTGAACCTTAATCTGATCTCATTCAAGCCCAATATAAACTTATCATAATCATAACCTTACCCTTTTAGGATGTAAATCTGTCCTTATTAGGATGAGGAGGTGTCTAATAGTAGACGGACACATTTAGCAGCTAGCTGGTCAACAcagtggagcagctaaatggtCAATGGACGGCTTTATCCAGACTTAGTGACTCCTCAAAGTTATTTTCCACTACGAGCCACAGTCACCTTTACCAAACTGTTCTATACACAGCACTACACTAACTCACACAGCCATGTTACATCATCAGGGCCGATGTAGGGCGTCATGTGTAGTGTGgcgccagggatcaaaccaccgaccttcaaACAATAACATGACCTCTCATGAATGCTGGTGTTGCTGGAAGTCCACTTAATGTTTACACAAAGGTTTTTCATACagagatgaaatgtaaaaaatacgGTTTTATTTGagagacgtttttttttttggtgacaAACTAATGAATAAATCTTTTGACACAGCTTTAAAGATGTGGGGAAATTCTGACCTAAATTCCAACGGTGCATGTGATCGGCTTTAAACAGGATTATACCCCCGTTTGTCCATTGTCATGTTTGATAATTATTATAATCTGATTAGAATTACACAGTCAACAAAAGGGTTTGTTGAAAACGACACACAGCCACCCTCTTTCGTctatatacaaacaaacatgtaaactGAAAACATATAACAAACCAGGTGGATCTCAGTAAGAACACAGATCTCCAGCAAGAACCAACCATCGACTAAAGTTCCATCAAACTTCATCAAATTTAACACACTCATATAGATCAGTTGCCTAAATTGCCTGacttttaaatcaagatccattcaATATTGGTAAGATtgttgaaaacatgttttcttgcaaagtaaaaaagaaagaaattaccCAATTCCTGAATTCACTTCCTTTTCATTACTGATTCACTGACTGGTTACTTATTTGTCTGTGGGTTTAAGCCAAgtatgcttgtgtgtgctgCTCTAAATATATCCTCCTTATCCTCCTGTTCATGTGCAagaacacacactttctttccatctctctctctctctttctctctctctcacaaacacacacacacacacacacacacacacacacacacaaacagcataCCAGGTTCATTCACAATCCTGTTATTCAGAGTAAAACCTCTTCAGTTCCACTCATGGCCTTAACTTACGTGGGGAGGGTGTAAgaaaggtttgtttgtgtgtgtgtgtgtgtgtgtgtttgtgtgtgagagggcgagagagagagaccctgaTACTAAGAGCTGTCATGAGTGTAAATCAGTTTGCATTACGAATGGCGATAGAGAAACAGAGGTTGgaaaaacagatgaagaaaaaaggtttaaagGTAAGAGAAGTTGTTTTGAAACTTTTCCTTCTTGTGTAAACAGGACAAGGTGCAGGGAACCTGACTCAGAGTGTTTCTGTAAAGTTTGTGATCGTCTCACTAGAGAGCAACTAATGGGATTTCTCCTTCAACCTGATTGTTTTGTTAAAATCATTTCTACTCTGGTTCAGATGCAGCCCCCGGGTCACCGTTGTCCTCTGACGAATCCTCGTTCCAGGATCTAGACTCAGAGTTTGAGGATTCGGACATAGAGCTGGACATCGAGAGtcttcgtcctcctccgtcGACAGCAGCCTCCCCTACTCCGACACACAGCCTTCAGCTGCCCGGCCCACTGTACAGCCACACCGGGGTAAGTGATACATGACAAACCACCGTCTCTCCAATGTCAAGATATCAAGTCATTCTCTAGACATGTACGTTTgacacattaaatacacaatttaaCCCACTTTAATTTGACTACTGAACAGAACTGAACTGAGGTACTTGTGATTCTTTTTCTTGtaaaacacacccacagaccAGGTTGCACTATAGCCCTCACAGAACCtgacaaacatgtgtgtgttgtcttgaagtgtttgtgtgtgtgtgtgtttgagaaaggCTGTGGccaaagttcacacacacaaagagtaaACGGGCAGTGAGTGGTCTcccaaaatacaaatatgtggAAGCAGTAATTGGCTGTATAGAtaaatgagagtgtgtgtgtgtgtgtgtgtgtgtgtgtgtgtgtgtgtgtgtatgtgtgtgtgtgtggaggaggggtGATGTGTGTGGCTGACACTTTACTGATAGAAGGACGAAATGAGCAGGGCAGCTGGTGAGCAGGGAGGGAAGAGCAGGTGGTTTACAGGGAAAGACACAATACAGATCTCAGAGTCACTCTGACGTCTATGCACAGTAGTAAAACAGTAGTAATGCTAAACATGAACTTTAATATCAAAAGGTTTACATAGATTAATCGAAATATCAAGACTTAgtactcagtagagtgcataacTTTGCCAAAGCCCACATCACATTTCACATCGACACCTCTGTGACAGCTACAGGTTTCTAGATTATTTGTCAACTTGTTATCTCATCAGTTTGCATCAGAACGTCTGCGGCACTCCAGCTTCAGTGTTTTAAGACTGAGACACGTATAATTAACAAATTGCCCACCCTTTTGTTCTTTCCAGGAAGTGCTGGAGTCTCCAGGGTGCCCTCCTCCGTCTGACAATCATAAAGATCTCAGCCAAGGTAAGAACTCCTCCATTGACTCCTGGGGGTTTTAATGGTTTCTCTGGGCTTAACTATTAATATATGGAACTggaattcatttgatttgtctTTGGGGGCTTTTTAAAGCAGTTAGATTGTGATTGTTATTACGAGAggatggaggagctgaggagaaaacacaacaaagtgatGGGGGTGTGTCATAGCTCTCAGCTTTCTACTAGAAAAAGATAACATCTTTAACTGTCTGTTGCCTCTTGATGGTCAGCATCATTCCAGACAGGCCATCGCCTCCAGAGCAGAGggcagtgagggggggggggggcttgacgGGGTAGGAGGGGTCTCACATACACAGTACGACCTCTCAGCTGAGCCCGTCTGTGTTTCACCTCAGCCACAAGAGCATggctgagacacagagaggataCAACAACCActggcagagacagagagggttACTGGGAGGATAGACATGTGACTACAGGGAGCAACGACAGAATGAAGGGGCGATCAGACAGGAACTCTTTCACTAAGTCTTAAAGCCTGGGCTGGAAATGGAGGCCGAGGGGACCGAGGGGCTCAGAAACAGGTAATGTCATAGTTTTCTCTAGGTTTATCATGTATTTCTAATTCGTAGCTAGTGTACTCGAAAGATTGGTCATACGTTTCCTgtcatgtgtgtggttgtctaGAAAAACTGCATACTAACTCAGAGGTTTTGAAAGAGGTGTCTCTCAGGACAGACACGTGGTATAAACGTAACAGAGTTGTATACTAGTGTGTGTTAACATGAGGTGATGGACTCAGGATCGGTGGGTGTGACTGTGATGCTCTGTTTTTGTCACGGGCAGATAAGGGGATCCCCCTGTGTTTCCAAAACGCCATGGACACGCTGAGAGACATCAGGCTAGCCTACCAGGACGCAGGGAAAGGAGGCAGGTGGGTCAGAGGAAAGCTctatctcactctctcacatacacacatgcagacacacacacactctttttaaatgtatatacgCTGTGAAGAAAACTATTTACGAATGCTAATGAAActgagctgattggataaacagtGCTAACACATCAACATCTGTTTATacgtaaacacaaacaaacacaaactttttaTGCGTGAACAGTTAACGCCCTCCtttcccaacacacacacacacacacatacacttgcaGTCTCTTGTATACATAATACGCTCTTCCCAATCTATAGTCAACAACCGGCACCAACAGTAGGACAGTGTCCTCTCCGGTTTCACTCTCAGACCTGTACGCAGGCACCTGTCACCGTGTCCAGAGGACAACCTGTTCTACCCGAAAACAGGTTAGGTGGGGGGGCTTTTGTGAATCAGTCCATTGTCTGGCATGAGGAGATCTCACCACTGAAACAGGTCCAAGCTCTCAAGGAAGAATAAAGGTCTTTGAGCCGCTCTCTCATTTCATAGCAACAACCTTCAGTGATGAAGAGACATGAGGGAAATTAGGATTTTGCATTTGGCTCAGTTCAGCATAAGAAAACAAACCTCAGGGGAATTTTTTTAACGATATTATAAACAAGACGTTCTAAGTTGACTCCCACACAGACTGATCTGCATCTCTATGAAAAGAGTATCCACTTAACGCTTCTGtggtttcctctcttctcctcagcaGAGGTTTGTCTCTGCCGAGCCTGGACAACAGCAGCAGGCGCTTGAGCCACGTGGATCCTGCTGCCTCGTGTGGTTTGATGAGAACCAGGACTCCCTGCATCCCAGCCCCCCCTACTCCCAGGTAGCTAGACTCACTATGTTCTGGCATTTATTAAAGAATACCAATCAAGATCAGACAGCCAGGCCATTACTGTGTTTGTCACAATCACAGAACAGGAGACTAGAACAGTGGAAAATGCTGCCAGACTCAAGTGACACAGGTTTCCTGATCTAAGCTCCGCACTGACATTGTGGCACTCCTTCATTTAAACACAGCACATTCTGTGTGGACCTAAGGAAGGATTTCAGGTTGAGAGGTTAAAGGTTTAGTTAAACTTTAACTCCCTGTGCACACTTTTTCTCTTGTGtagctcccagcatgcactccTTTCATTACCTTGAAGTATTGTGGCTGGAAGTAAAAAATAATGAGCCATGCTATTAACATTTTATCAACACTGTTTATAAACAGCTCTATCATTTGCATTAAGTGCTGTTTTGAAGTGAAATTCATATTTCACTTTTCTGTGCTCAGAAAACCAAGTACATCTGAAACTTTCCCTCGCAGGCCGAGGACCAGGAGTGTGGTAGTAGCTGCTTGCCCATCCTCCCCCGGCCGGCTGTCGGTGGCAGAGCCCAGCCAGCTCAGCCGGTCGGCCCCCAGCCTCATGGAACCACTACTGTGCTCCAACACTATGATGCAGGCCAGGGCCCACATCCAGACCCGTATGTATATATAAACCTCCAGAGTTTAAACCTCCGGATATTATAATCATAGTTATCATAGGTTTCACTCGTTTTTTTAAGAATTCAAAAACGGTATTACTCCTGGAGCAAATGATCAGAGGagcagttttctgtttgtgccATCTTACATGTTATAAATATTCATAATGACACATAGTATGTATGAATAAAACCTTTTTGGTTTGACAACTGACtggtaaaataatatatttaaaccCAGACAACCCAAAGTGTTTTGATTTGCTGATGATACTCAACTGTTTGCTTAAGttgttaatttttatttaatgtattttcagGACTTGGTTCTCAAGATACTGTTCATGAACAAAAGGTGACTTTAACTTCAATAGATCTTCATATATGCTTCAAGCATTTGTTCGCCATATTTGCAATACAATAATTTGTCTACCTTGCCAATCAATAATCgtacattttcttatttctcaCAGGGTCCCTTTCCGGCTCTGAACCCTCGAACACCGAAGCTGTTGGCTCCGCTGAGCAGCAGACCCAGGGACGGTGCAGCTCTGCCAGTACTGAGGCACCGTGTTCCCCTGAAGCCCATCAGCCGGAGCCCCCTTTGCTCCAGGGCCTGGCTGGGGAGAGGGCGGCTGTTCCGGGGCAGCCCACGCGCTGGCAGTGAGGAGAGCGTGTCCAGCAGCAGTTCAATTGATCTGGAGGATGACGAGAGGGATACTCAGGAGAGATCTTCAGAGGGGAGCACTCTGAAGTTTGATGGAGACACGGTGTTGCAGCTTTCGAAGGATGGGATCCCCACGGATTTGGTTGAGGAGACCAGGCGGCATTTTAAAGTTCAGTCGAGAATCACTCAGATTCCATTGATCAACAGATCAGCACAGAACATGGATGGGGACCCTATCCACCACGAAGGTGATCTCAGCACTGAAAGAACAACAAACTCTTATTGTGAAggcaaaataaatatgatttatgcAAAGGAGCATGTCTACAATCATAGCTTTAAAAAATCGAACTATGCAACACAAAGTGACACTGGGAACAATCAAATGCCAATCACATCAGAGTCTGAGGAGAAGAACCACGCAGGCTGCACTTCAGACCCTGAAGGTGGCATTACCCGTGAAATTATATCTGATATGAATGATGACCAgggtgatgctgctgcaggatctGGAGGGTATCACAGAAAAGAACTGAAGCATGTACAAAAGACAGAAGTGACAATGAAGGATTCCTCTGATGAAGAAACCCAGGTAGGTCATCAAATCCTCTGTCACGCTGAGCTGATAGATTTGAATATCAGCTCTGCTGTGGGGGAGATGCAGCTCTTTAAAGCAGGAGTAAACAGTCCAGTGTCAAATGGGGATTCAAAGACAGATAAAAAGATGGTGAAAGTCTTAAACGCTGTCCAGAGCAAGGAGACAACAACCGGCATGACCAGTGAACAAAGAGCAAATCATCAAACAACCCAGTTCTTCAATCTTCGAGCACATAAAGAGCGAAGTATCATTAGTCGGAACAAGTCCAAAACTAATCTGAAGTGCCCCTCCACACAAGTCAAGGATAAAACCAGGAAAAGCCCCGAGCTAATACTTAGTGGAGAGGCCTCAGTCAAAGTCAAATCAAAGCCAAACCCTGTGAAAGGTTCTCATCGTTGCTCTGACACCCCATCGCCACGAAAGAAGGTTGTTGATCACCCACAGAGCAGAAGAGCAAATCCGGACAAGTCAAACATCAGCAGAGCTCAACCGACCGGGCGGGAGCTGAAGAGCACGAGGCAGCAGAAGAGACTCAGTGCAGCCGGGACAACAAGGTCGAAATCTGCACTGGACTTCCTCACCTACAAAGACATGTTTCAGCAGATACAGAGCGGGGAAGGAGGGCCCGCCATCTACGAGATGTTTGCTGGTCCTATCTATGAGAACCTGAGGGTTTCCAGCTCCTGTGAAAAAACCAAGGACAGACAAGTGCAGTCTGCGCCGCCCAGGAAGGTGCAGCAGTCGCCGAAAGTCAAACAGAGACCCTCGAAACAACCCCAGTGTAAAATGAGGAGAAGCCCGGGAGAGAATATGGTGATTTCAACTAAAAGCAAACCGAGACTCACGTCCTCCAGGGTGAGACCTCACCTCACATCTCCGTCAAGGAAGGAGAAAACAACTAAACTAGACTCAAAGTTAGTTCTTTCAAATAATGGTGAGGCTTATCACACTCGTGCTGAAGAAAAGGCTGCAGATCAAATCTTATCTACCATCGTGGAGGCTCTTTCAAGATATGacactgaaactttaaaacCTGACGACAAAACACTGACAATGGCCACAACTTCATCTATTGCTAAAGATAGCCATGCGTCCATGTATATGCAAGAATTCCCTGCTGCTAGGACATCttctagcagcagcagcaacactaTCGTGTCCCCAGTTTACCAGAAGTTTCTGGATGAAGTCGGGGACGGCCCGCTTACCGATGACCTGCTGCAATGTCTGGCTGAGGAGCTAATCTCACTGGATGAGAGGGATGTATCCTTAGACCCATGTTCAGAAAACCTGGAATCCAGCAAAGGAGAGTCGGTCAGAGAAGATCTTGCAACAGGGAAAAACGTGTTTCCAGaggtaaacatttattttttttcttctgtttctctagGACTGCTTTATTTGATTATCCAgttcactttgttgtttttatctgcattcatGTTTTGTAGGATATTTCAGCAAACTTTGCAGTTTTGCTTGGCTCTGGGGGGGCTGATGATGACACCATCACGTGGACAAAGGGTGAGGTGCTCGGCCGAGGAGCCTACGGGACAGTGAGTatgcttttactttctttagTAGGATGACACAAAACCACTAAACCAATT
Proteins encoded in this region:
- the map3k19 gene encoding serine/threonine-protein kinase PRP4 homolog isoform X2, which codes for MEQREMNEDVWVLSLEEEEDEQEEQEEQEVSDTEDEEEQGCTPLITACSKGWTEVVQRLMRTGADVTLCNRSQETALHVLPAELQGKVLGWMTRPHLPPQARLLQASWQGDMHTLQQLLSDGLDVDVPNRDSVTAVMLAVRDIDLFQSMVTPLPWDHRPVEVVRTLLGRSADLQVRDQSGCSALHYAASIHSPLKEEIIHMMVESLHHTDAAPGSPLSSDESSFQDLDSEFEDSDIELDIESLRPPPSTAASPTPTHSLQLPGPLYSHTGEVLESPGCPPPSDNHKDLSQDKGIPLCFQNAMDTLRDIRLAYQDAGKGGRGLSLPSLDNSSRRLSHVDPAASCGLMRTRTPCIPAPPTPRPRTRSVVVAACPSSPGRLSVAEPSQLSRSAPSLMEPLLCSNTMMQARAHIQTRLGSQDTVHEQKGPFPALNPRTPKLLAPLSSRPRDGAALPVLRHRVPLKPISRSPLCSRAWLGRGRLFRGSPRAGSEESVSSSSSIDLEDDERDTQERSSEGSTLKFDGDTVLQLSKDGIPTDLVEETRRHFKVQSRITQIPLINRSAQNMDGDPIHHEGDLSTERTTNSYCEGKINMIYAKEHVYNHSFKKSNYATQSDTGNNQMPITSESEEKNHAGCTSDPEGGITREIISDMNDDQGDAAAGSGGYHRKELKHVQKTEVTMKDSSDEETQVGHQILCHAELIDLNISSAVGEMQLFKAGVNSPVSNGDSKTDKKMVKVLNAVQSKETTTGMTSEQRANHQTTQFFNLRAHKERSIISRNKSKTNLKCPSTQVKDKTRKSPELILSGEASVKVKSKPNPVKGSHRCSDTPSPRKKVVDHPQSRRANPDKSNISRAQPTGRELKSTRQQKRLSAAGTTRSKSALDFLTYKDMFQQIQSGEGGPAIYEMFAGPIYENLRVSSSCEKTKDRQVQSAPPRKVQQSPKVKQRPSKQPQCKMRRSPGENMVISTKSKPRLTSSRVRPHLTSPSRKEKTTKLDSKLVLSNNGEAYHTRAEEKAADQILSTIVEALSRYDTETLKPDDKTLTMATTSSIAKDSHASMYMQEFPAARTSSSSSSNTIVSPVYQKFLDEVGDGPLTDDLLQCLAEELISLDERDVSLDPCSENLESSKGESVREDLATGKNVFPEDISANFAVLLGSGGADDDTITWTKGEVLGRGAYGTVYCGLTSQGKLIAVKQVSLDTSDPEAAKSEYGHLQGEVDLLKALSHINIVGFLGTRLYRHMVSIFMEYVPGGSISSILHRFGPLPERVLALYTHQILEGVAYLHLNRVVHRDLKGNNVMLMPTGVIKLIDFGCARRLSCLNHTASSSVDLLKSVHGTPYWMAPEVINDTGYGRKSDIWSVGCTVFEMATGKPPLAHMDKMAALFYIGSERGSMPSLPDGFSDNARDFVKNSLTSDQRLRPSADELLTHPFIPKNETGVNPWEKTKKNCCGHPAGHCA
- the map3k19 gene encoding serine/threonine-protein kinase PRP4 homolog isoform X1 produces the protein MEQREMNEDVWVLSLEEEEDEQEEQEEQEVSDTEDEEEQGCTPLITACSKGWTEVVQRLMRTGADVTLCNRSQETALHVLPAELQGKVLGWMTRPHLPPQARLLQASWQGDMHTLQQLLSDGLDVDVPNRDSVTAVMLAVRDIDLFQSMVTPLPWDHRPVEVVRTLLGRSADLQVRDQSGCSALHYAASIHSPLKEEIIHMMVESLHHTDAAPGSPLSSDESSFQDLDSEFEDSDIELDIESLRPPPSTAASPTPTHSLQLPGPLYSHTGEVLESPGCPPPSDNHKDLSQDKGIPLCFQNAMDTLRDIRLAYQDAGKGGSRGLSLPSLDNSSRRLSHVDPAASCGLMRTRTPCIPAPPTPRPRTRSVVVAACPSSPGRLSVAEPSQLSRSAPSLMEPLLCSNTMMQARAHIQTRLGSQDTVHEQKGPFPALNPRTPKLLAPLSSRPRDGAALPVLRHRVPLKPISRSPLCSRAWLGRGRLFRGSPRAGSEESVSSSSSIDLEDDERDTQERSSEGSTLKFDGDTVLQLSKDGIPTDLVEETRRHFKVQSRITQIPLINRSAQNMDGDPIHHEGDLSTERTTNSYCEGKINMIYAKEHVYNHSFKKSNYATQSDTGNNQMPITSESEEKNHAGCTSDPEGGITREIISDMNDDQGDAAAGSGGYHRKELKHVQKTEVTMKDSSDEETQVGHQILCHAELIDLNISSAVGEMQLFKAGVNSPVSNGDSKTDKKMVKVLNAVQSKETTTGMTSEQRANHQTTQFFNLRAHKERSIISRNKSKTNLKCPSTQVKDKTRKSPELILSGEASVKVKSKPNPVKGSHRCSDTPSPRKKVVDHPQSRRANPDKSNISRAQPTGRELKSTRQQKRLSAAGTTRSKSALDFLTYKDMFQQIQSGEGGPAIYEMFAGPIYENLRVSSSCEKTKDRQVQSAPPRKVQQSPKVKQRPSKQPQCKMRRSPGENMVISTKSKPRLTSSRVRPHLTSPSRKEKTTKLDSKLVLSNNGEAYHTRAEEKAADQILSTIVEALSRYDTETLKPDDKTLTMATTSSIAKDSHASMYMQEFPAARTSSSSSSNTIVSPVYQKFLDEVGDGPLTDDLLQCLAEELISLDERDVSLDPCSENLESSKGESVREDLATGKNVFPEDISANFAVLLGSGGADDDTITWTKGEVLGRGAYGTVYCGLTSQGKLIAVKQVSLDTSDPEAAKSEYGHLQGEVDLLKALSHINIVGFLGTRLYRHMVSIFMEYVPGGSISSILHRFGPLPERVLALYTHQILEGVAYLHLNRVVHRDLKGNNVMLMPTGVIKLIDFGCARRLSCLNHTASSSVDLLKSVHGTPYWMAPEVINDTGYGRKSDIWSVGCTVFEMATGKPPLAHMDKMAALFYIGSERGSMPSLPDGFSDNARDFVKNSLTSDQRLRPSADELLTHPFIPKNETGVNPWEKTKKNCCGHPAGHCA